In Schistocerca gregaria isolate iqSchGreg1 unplaced genomic scaffold, iqSchGreg1.2 ptg000744l, whole genome shotgun sequence, a genomic segment contains:
- the LOC126320772 gene encoding DNA/RNA-binding protein KIN17-like, whose translation MFLDQYSREFEKTFMDLVRRRFRFKSILAKRVYNEFIQDREHVHMNATRWETLTEFVLYLGKAGLCEVTNTEQGLVIRYIDRDPARKASQEAMRMREKEELNAEQRRQKRLEAQMRAYKELYGEEGDAEAVAGEEEEDPEGSPPEKKVCPATESEEPKTGAEPSVCFSICQPKPVVKQPPLLSLSAAPSAPAPAPTTLDELRIEQERRKEQLGPQRRLAARRHSREDHEQGGRGRRVLQAEGGGGARARQVFGGGEAAGRPGKAQNRPGRPRNGLAPLGRGRSGRQRRLPRREGGAEAVPAGRGGGGRPPEDGRERREPRGQGIR comes from the coding sequence ATGTTTTTGGACCAGTATTCGAGGGAGTTTGAGAAGACGTTTATGGATTTGGTGCGCCGTCGGTTCCGGTTCAAGAGCATTTTGGCGAAGCGAGTGTACAACGAGTTCATTCAAGACCGGGAGCACGTGCACATGAACGCGACGAGGTGGGAGACGTTGACGGAGTTCGTGCTGTACCTCGGGAAGGCGGGTCTGTGCGAAGTGACGAATACGGAGCAGGGGCTGGTGATTAGGTACATAGACAGGGACCCGGCGAGGAAGGCGAGTCAGGAGGCGATGAGGATGAGGGAGAAGGAGGAGCTGAACGCCGAGCAGAGGCGGCAAAAGAGGTTGGAGGCGCAGATGAGGGCGTACAAGGAGTTGTACGGGGAGGAGGGTGACGCGGAGGCGGTCGCGGGTGAGGAGGAAGAGGATCCGGAGGGTTCGCCCCCGGAAAAGAAAGTTTGCCCGGCGACGGAGTCGGAAGAGCCGAAGACGGGCGCTGAGCCGAGCGTTTGTTTTTCGATTTGTCAGCCCAAGCCGGTCGTGAAGCAACCGCCGTTGCTGTCGCTGTCCGCGGCGCCGagcgcgccggcgccggcgcccacGACGCTGGACGAGCTCCGAATCGAGCAAGAGCGGCGCAAGGAGCAGCTGGGGCCGCAGAGACGACTGGCTGCACGTCGACATAGTCGTGAAGATCATGAACAAGGAGGTCGGGGACGGCGCGTTCTACAGGCGGAAGGCGGTGGTGGAGCGCGTGCTCGACAAGTATTTGGCGGTGGTGAAGCTGCTGGACGGCCCGGAAAGGCTCAAAATCGACCAGGACGACCTAGAAACGGTCTTGCCCCACTTGGACGGGGACGTTCTGGTCGTCAACGGCGCCTACCGAGGCGAGAGGGCGGCGCTGAAGCAGTGCCTGCTGGACGAGGAGGCGGCGGTCGTCCTCCTGAAGACGGGCGCGAGCGCCGGGAGCCGCGTGGTCAAGGGATACGATGA